The DNA sequence GACACCCCCGAGGACCTCATGCGGCTGCAAACCGTCCTGGACGGTCCCGCAGCCCCGCCCTCCGCGGACTGACCCGCCCCCCGCGCATCCCCGCCGCGGGTTACGACGAGCCGGCCTGCGGCTCGGTGCGGGCGATGCCGAACCGCGAGCGCGTCTCCTCGCCCGGCTCCAGCACTATCAGATCGGTGCCCGAGGAGAACGCGTCCGGCGGGCACGTCATCGGCTCGACCGCCAGCCCGCGCCGGTGCATCCCCTCGGGCAGGCCCTCCGCGCTGAACACCTGCAGCCAGCCGAACGAGGCGTCGGCCCACACCGCCACCGCTGCGCGTCCGAAGGACAGCACCGTCCACGCCAAGCCGTCGGAATCGCGCTCCAGGTCGGTGAACGCGGTGTCGAACGCCGTCGGACCGATCGGGCGCGGAGTGCGGAAGTCGTGCTCGGTGCCCGCGACCGGCTCGGGCGGTCCCGCCGGGAGCAGCCGCTCGTCGGCGGGCTGCCGGCTGCCGGCGGGCAGCCGCAGCACCGCGTCGTCCAGCGGCCCAGCGACGGCGAGGTAGGGGTGGGCGCCGGCCCCGTAGGGCGCGGCCGAGTCGCCGGCGTTGCGTGCCCCCAGGGTGACCGTGAGCCCCGAGGCGGCGTCGAGCTCGTAGACCGCGGTCAGCTCCAGGCGGAACGGGTACCCCGGCGCGCCGTCGAGGAGGCAGCTCAGCTCGGCCCGGTCCGATGCGATCTCCACCGGCAGCCACGGGCGCGCGTGGGCCAGCCCGTGCAGCGCGGTGCCGCGCTCCGGCTCGGTGATCTCCAGCTGGTGCTCGACGCCTTTGAAGACGTAGCTGCCGTCACCGACCCGGTTGGGCCAGGGCGCCAGCAGCCGGCCTTCGAAGGCGGCGGGCTGGACGTCGGGCGGGCAGGTCCAGATCAGCTCCTCGCCGCCGTAGGCCAGGCGGCACATGGAGGCGCCCTGACGGCTCACGACCGCCTCGTAGTCCCCTGCCGTCAACTCGATCGCGTCGCCCACCGGTGCCCGCCCTTTCCGTTCCGTTACCGATCCCGGGCGATGATAGTGCCCCCGGGCCGCTCTCGGGGGCGCCGCACCGCACCCGGCCCGCGGGCGTGACGAACGTCCCGCACCCGGCACCGCCCGGTCCGAAAGTCAGCCGAAGACGTTGTACAGCGGGATCAGCACGCCCGCGCCCACCATCAAAAGGCCGGTGGAGCACAGGACGAGCAGCATCAGCAGCGAGCCCGCGACGGCGATCCGGTAGGACACCAGCCGGGAGCGAGCGGGCGACCGGCTCGCCGCCTTGCGGCCCAGTAGCACCAGGAGCACCCCGAGCAGGGCGGGCAGCCACCACTGGTCCTCCACGTCCCCGGGCAGCAGGCCCACCACGGCGCCGGCCGCGGCCGCGACCGCCGAGACGATCGGACTCGCGGTGAATTCGACCACCGCCGTGTAGGCGTCGGCGAAGGGACCGGGCCGGTCCGGGTAGAACCCGCCCGCGCGCAGCAGCCGGCCGAGCCCGTCGAGCAGGCCGAGAACGGCCGCGGGGTAGGCGAACCGGCGACCGCGCCCGGCACCCTGCGCCCGTTCGATCTGGCGCATGCTGCGATTGACGCGCGCGCGCTCCTTCTCCTCCCTGCGGCGCGCCTTGCGCTGCTCGACCTCGGTCAGCGGCCGCCCGTAGTGCGTGCCGTACCCGCCGTAGGGGGTGGTTCCCCAGGGCGCGCCCGAGGGGTCCGCGGGCTGCGCCGTGCCCGATCCCCCGATGCGGCCGCGCACCCGCTGCCAGCGGTCCGCCACGGCGTCGGAGAAGGCCGCCCGGCGGTCGCGCCGCCGCGCGCGCCCCTCCTGCTTGTCGTGCTCGCGCTGGGCGGCGCCGATGCGCGCGGCCACCGGCTGCAGCAGCGAGGCGGCGACCAGGGCCGAGTTGGCGGCGAGCGCGCCAGAACGGCGGCTCAGCCCCGTGTCGCGCTGTCGGCGCCACCAGTCGACGTGCGGAGCCGGGCTGCGGTGGCGCGGATGCCACGACTGCGCGCGCAGCCGGCCCCGCTCGCGTCCGGCCGCGTCGGGGTCCAGTACGAGTTCGACGGCCAGCGCCCAGGCGCCGTCCCACGCGTGGCGAGGCAGGTCCGCGGCGCCGGCGGCCGCGGCCGGGCCCTCCGCCAGCCCCCGCACCGTCGCCTCGACCTGGCGCATGATCAGCGGAACATCGTGCTGCACGTGCTCCAGCGGCGCGCAGCGGCCGACCCCCTCCGCGCGGCATCCGGGGTGGCCGCACCAGTGGCGCGCCGCCAGATCCAGAGCACCCAGCTCCAGCGCCTCCCGCAGTGCCGCATGCCGGCTGGCCCCGCCCCGGGCCAGCGCCAGCACACCCTCGGCGCCGACCTCCAGCCCGCGGAAGCGCGGCGGCATGCCCGGCACGAACCGGGCCGCCAGCGCGCTGATGGCCAGGTGCACCCGCTCGGGACGGGCGTCGAGGTCGGTGAGGTAGGCCCGGTCGAACGTGTAGTCGTTGACCTCCCGGTCCAGCCAGGTGCGCAGCGTCGGCCAGTGCGTACGCAGCCACACCTCGCCGCGGTCCCAACGGTCCAGCAGGTCGAACGCGAGGCTGGGCGGGTCGTCGTGGGAGGTGTCGGCGAAGCTGATGGGGGCGTGCCGGCGCGGCCGGGCGATGGTCGGCCGCCCCCCGGCCAGCCATTCGCGTACCTCGGCGTGGCCCCAGCGCGCCGAGGGAGCGGGGGTGAGCAGGCCGCGCGCCAGCAGCCGCCAGGACTCGTCGGTGATGGCCGAGACGTCGATCTCGGTGCTGCGCGCCGTCAGCCAGCTCTCACCGCGCTCGGGGCGCCGCCCGGTGAGCAGTTCGTGCACCATGACGCCCAGCGACCACCACGCCGCGGGGGCCTCGCGCCGGCCCTCCACGACCTCGGGCGCGGCGTAGGCCTCGGTGATCGCCAGCCCGCCGTAGACCCGGCTCATGGTGGCCCGCACGGCGCCGCCGAAGTCGGTCAGCGCGAACACCGGAGGGTCGCTGGAGCGGACCAGCAGGTTCTCCGGCTTGACGTCGGTGTGGTTGTGCTGCAGATCCTCCTGCCAGTGGCGCAGGCAGTCGGCGACCGCGGCGACCACGGCCCGCGCCGTGGCGTCGTCGACGGGGGACCGCTCCATCACCGACCGCAGCGAGCCGTCGGCGAAGTACTCCTGGGCCTCCCAGGCCACCTCCTCGTCCCACGAGCTGCGGGCCCAGCCGTAGCCGTCGATGGCGGGAGTGTGCGGGTCGCCCTCCCCGCGGGCGCGCAGCCGGTCGAGCAGTTCGCGGTTGATGTCGTGGCCGGGGCGGTAGACCTTCAGCGCGATCCGGCGCCCGGCCCGCTCGCCGGACGCACTCCGCTCGTGGCGGCGCCCGGCTTCGAGGGGCTCGGCGAGGTAGACGACGGCCTCACCCCCCGATCCGATGCGCTCCAGCACCGTGTAGCTGCGGCGCAGGTCCGCGGGCACCGCATAGTCGATCTCGCCGGCCGGGCCCACCACCACCCGCGTGAGCAGACGCGGGAACCAGGCGAACAGGGGGGCGAGCAGTCGGCGCCACCACGGCGGCGCGGGGCGCTCGGCCGCGCCCTCGGCGGTGCGGGGGGTCAGCCCGGCGCGCGTCAGCGCCCGGGTATGGGGCCGGGTGTGGGCCCGCGTTCGACCGCTGTCGCCGGCACCCGGGCTCGCCCCGGTGCGCGGTCGCAGGACGCGGGTGACCCACCGGGTGCGGGCGCGATCGGCGTCGAGCCGGGTGGTCGTTCCGGCCGGCTCGACATTCCGGGTGGGTGAGTCGGGATCCCAGGACTCGGGCATCGTGGTGGCGGCGTCCCTCGGGGTTCTCACTGCTGCGGCAACGCGGCGCCGGGGGCGGCGCCGCGCCGTGCTGACCCCTTACAGACTAGGTGAGGCGGTGCCCGGCGAGAGGCGCCTGAGACCCGGATTCATCCCTGATCCCGCCGGGGCCTGCGTCGGGACGGTTTTCGGACGGGTGTCGGTGGACGCATCGAGTCGGCTTGGCCCGTCTATCGTGAACTTATGGTCGCAGGTAAGCGCATTCCTCGGCCATAAGTTCGCGACCATCGCCGGATGGACCGGCATACCGGACATACCGGCGCCGGGCCGCCCAGCAGACCCGACCCGCCCCCGCCAGACGTCCAACCGGTCGGCACCCGGCCCCGGTGACCGCGGGGACAAGTCCCGTGCGAGTGCGTGCGAGGTGAACGGGCGGTCGGGCCCGGAAGGTCAGTGGCCGCCCGGTTCCTCGTCTCCCGCGGGTGCGATGCCCAGCAGTTCGCAGGCGTCGCGGTACATCCGCACCACCTCGCGGCGGACCTGGCCGCGTTCGGTGAGTTCCTGCGACCAGGGGATGCGCACCGCCGCCTCGGCGCCGTCGACGGTCGCCAGGTAGTCGCCGCCCGCGGCGTCGACGCCGGTCATCCGCGCGGCGGTGGCCTCGGGAACCCCGCCCAGTGCGCGGCAGATGGCCAGGGTCTCCTGCGGATGGTCGCCGTTCATGTGGGCGGTGATCGCCGAGACGACCTCGGCCGTGAACGGTGTGGAGGGCACGGTCATCGGGGGTTCCTCCGGCGTGGCTGTGTCGGGCGGACCCGCCGGAGCGGGCTCCGGGACGCGAGCGGGCCGCCGCCCGGCGGCGGCGCGACGAGCATATCCGCCGCGCCGCCGGAGCCTGGCCGGCGCCGCCTTCACCCCTCCTCGCGGGTGAACTCCGCGTCGATGTCGATCCTGATGCGGTCGGCCACGACCACGCCGCCGCCGTCCATCGGCATCTCGATGTCGACGCCGAACGCGCTGCGGCTGATCTCGGTCTCCGCGTGGAACCCGGCACGGGTCATGCCGTAGGGATCGCGTGTCACACCGTTGAACTCCAGCCGGAGCTCGATCGGGCGCGTGGTGCCCCGCACGGTCAGCTCCCCGTCGAGCAGGAAGTCCTCGCCCGAGGTGCGGATGCCGGTGGACTCGAACGTCCACTGCGGATGGGTGGCCGTGTCGAAGAAGTCCGCGGAGCGCACGTGGTTGTCGCGCTGCTCGTTGTCGGTGTTCAGCGAGTCGGCCTCGATGGTGGCGCGCACGTGCGACCGCAGCGGGTCCTCGGGCACGGTCAGCACGGCGTCGAACCGCTCGAACCGGCCGCGTACCCGGCTGACCATCATGTGGCGTACCGAGAACCCGAGAATCGAGTGCACGGTGTCGATCCGCCAGGTGCCCGGTTCCAGCTGCTGATCGGACATGTTCTCCCCCTGCATTGCGCATTGTCCGTATTCGTCGCTCAGTGTATCGGGGCGATCGCTTCCGGTGGCGGCGCGGCCGGTGTCCGACGTGCCGCGGGCGGCATGAGCGTTACGGCGGAGCGGCACCTGCAGGTGAATCGGGTGTTCCACCCCGGGCGGTGCGTCCGGTTGGCTAAGCTGGTCCGCGGACATCCCGACTGGGGCGGGTTCCGCCCCGACGAGCAGGAGCCTGAACCCGTCGTGAACCGCCCTACCATCACCGGAGCGCAGCGCTTCCGCGACGACGACGGCTCGGCCGACCCCGCCGTCGCCGCCCGGCTCGACGCGTATTCGCGCGGTGAGGCCGGCGACCGCCAGGTGCTCGACGCACTGGGGGAGTCGCGTCTGCTGGTGCCGGTGCTCGCCGTGCCGGGCGAGGGCGAGGACAACGAGGGCGAGAACACTGCGGGGCGCACGCGCGAGAAGGCCGCCGACGTCGCTCTGCCGCTGATGGTCGGCCAGGACGGCCGCCGCGGCGTGCCCGCCTTCACCTCGGTCGGCTCCGCCCGGGCCTGGCGCGAGGACGCCCGCCCGGTCCCGGTCACCGCCGTCGACGCCTGCCGCGCCGCCATGGACGAGGGCGCCGACGCCGTGGTCGTCGACGTCGCCGGGCCCGTCACCTACTCCATCCGGGGGCGGTTCCTCACCACCCTGGCCGAGCACGGCACGGTGCCCGCACCCAAGGAGGATCCGCAGGTCCTCGCGCTGATCTACCGGGTCACCCACACCGAGTTCGGCATCGGCCGCGTGCGCGTGCACGAGTCCGAGCGGGCCGACATCGGCATCCGCCTGGAGCTCGACCGGCGCGACGACGAGTCGCTGCGGCGCGTCGCCGACCGGCTCTCCACCGAACTCGCCCCCATGCTGCCGGGCGGGGTCGAGCTGAGCGCGGTCGTACGCGCCGAGCGCCGTGGCTGACTCGTCCCGCCGCCCCGGCTCCGCCAGCCCCGGCTGGGCACGGTTGCGCGGGATCGGCTAGCTTCCCGCCCATGCTCGGAATCGCCGACGCCGCGCTGGCGCTGCTGCTGGCGGCCGCGGGCGCACCGGTCGGCGCGGCCGCGGGCCGCCTGGTCCCCCTGTTCGCCCGGCACGACCCCGGTCCCGACGACGACGCTCCGCCGCCCCCGCCCGCCTGCCCCGCCTGCGGAGCGCCGATCCCGTTCGTCGGCTGGCTGCCCGCGGTACGCCTGCGCGGATTCGCCCGCAACGGGCGCTGCCCTGCCTGCGCCCGCTCCGTGCCGCCCTCAGCACCGCTCGCGGCCGCCACCGGCGTGCTCTTCGGCGCCGTCGGCCTGTCCGCGGGGGTGTCCGGGGCGGCGGCCGATCCCGTGTGGACGGCGGCGCTGCTGTTCTTCGCCGCGGTCGGCGCGCTGCTGGCCGCCGTCGACGTCCGAGTGCACCGGCTGCCCGACGCCATCGTCGGCCCGGCCTACCCGATCGCGGTCCCGCTGGTGTGCGGCGCCGCCGTGCTGGAGAGCGCCGCTGGCACCCCGGCCCCCGCGCTCTCCGCCGCCGACCTGGGCGCCGCCGCCTACCCGCTGGGCGGCCTGGCCGGCCTGGCCGCCTTCTACTGGCTGCTGTGGTTCATCCACCCGGCCGGGATGGGCTGGGGAGACGTGAAGATCGCCGGACTGGTCGGGCTGTACCTCGGGGCCGCCGGATTCGCCGCCGCGGTGGCGGGCACCCTGGCCGCGTTCCTGGCATCCGCGGTCTACGGCGTGGTGCTCCTGGCGCTGCGCCGCGCCACCCGACGCACCCAGATCCCCTTCGGCCCGTTCATGATCGGCGGCGCACTGGCCGTGCTGCTCGCCGGGCCGCACGCGGGCCTGCCGGGCCTGGCAGGCTGAGCCGGCCGGCGGCCGGGGATACTCGATGTGCCCGCCCGCCCCCGCACGTGAAATGATCGGGACCATGTTGCGCTGGCTTACCGCAGGGGAGTCCCACGGCCCCGCACTCGTCGCGATACTGGAGGGCCTCCCGGCCGGCGTCGCCGTCACCTCGGACGACATCGCCGCCGCACTGGTCCGCCGTCGCGCCGGGTACGGCCGGGGCGCCCGGATGAAGTTCGAGCAGGACGAGGTGACCGTCGTCGGCGGCATCCGGCACGGCCTGACCCAGGGCGGTCCCGTGGCCGTGGAGGTCGCCAACTCCGAGTGGCCCAAGTGGGAGCGGGTGATGTCGCCCGACCCGGTGCCCGCGGAAGAGCTGGAGGGTGTGGCGCGCAACGCCCCGCTGACCCGGCCGCGCCCGGGCCACGCCGACCTCGTCGGCATGCAGAAGTACGGCCACGACGAGGCCCGGCCGGTGCTGGAGCGCGCCAGCGCCCGCGAGACCGCCGCCCGCGTGGCCCTCGGCGAGGTCGCCCGCGCCTTCTGCCGCCAGGCACTGGGCGTGGAGATCCTCAGCCACGTCGTGTCGATGGGCGGTATCAGCGCCCCCGAGACCGAGCTGCCCGAGCCCGGCGACCTGGAGCGCATCGACGCCGACCCGCTGCGCTGCTTCGACGCCGAGACCAGCGCGCGCATGGTCGCCGAGGTCGACGACACCAAGAAGGCCGGCGACACCCTGGGCGGGGTCGTTGAGGTGCTCGCCTACGGCCTGCCGCCGGGGCTGGGCAGCCACGTCCACTGGGACCGCCGCCTGGATTCGCGGCTGGCCGGCGCGCTCATGGGCATCCAGGCCATCAAGGGCGTCGAGCTCGGCGACGGGTTCCGCACGGCCGCCCGCCGCGGCTCGGAGGCCCACGACGAGATCGAACCCGATCCCGGCGCGGCGGGTGTGCGCCGCCGCAGCAACCGCTCCGGCGGCGTGGAGGGCGGCATGACCACCGGCGCGCCGCTGCGCGTGCGCGCCGCCATGAAGCCCATCGCCACGGTCCCCCGCGCACTCGACACCGTCGACGTCGCCACCGGCGAGGCGGCCCAGGCCCACCACCAGCGCAGCGACGTCACCGCGGTCCCCGCCGCGGGCGTGGTCGCCGAGTCGATGACGGCCCTCGTACTCGCCGAGGCGGCCGTCGAGAAGTTCGGCGGCGACTCCCTGGCCGAGACGGCCCGCAACGCCCGCGCCTACCTGGATACGCTGGAGACCCGGTAGCCCCGCCCGACGACCGAGGGAGACAGGCGATGAGCACACCGATCGCGGTTCTGATCGGCTCGCCCGGCGCGGGCAAGACCACCGTCGGCCGGGCGCTGGCGGAGCGGTTGGGCGTGGACCTGCTGGACACCGACACGGAGATCGAGGCGCGCGCCGGCAAGCCCATCGGCGACATCTTCGTCGAGGACGGCGAGCCGGCCTTCCGCTCGCTGGAGCGCGAGATCACCGCCGAGGCGCTGGCCGCCTGGACCGGCGTCGTCGCGCTGGGCGGGGGAGCGATTCTCGACTCCGCGACCTCCGCCGAACTCGACCGGCACCACGTGGTCTATCTGCAGGTGGACTTCGCCGACGCCGCCAAGCGGGTCGGCCTGGACACCCCGCGCCCGCTGCTGGCCGGCAACCCCCGCACCCGGCTGCGCCACCTGCTGGAGGAGCGCCTGCCGCTGTACGAGGGACTGGCGCGGGCCACCGTGCCCACGAGCGGCTACCACCCCGAGGAGATCGTGGACGCCATCGTCGAGGGCCTGCCCGAGCACCGGGAGCCGAGCCGATGAGCGCGACCCGCATCGGCGTGGGCGGCCCCGCCGCCGACCCCTACGACGTCGTCGTGGGCAGCGGCGTCTTCGCCGAACTGCCGGAACTGGTGGGCAAGCGCGCCGAACAGGTCGCCGTGGTCCACCCCGAGGGGCTCGCCGAGCTGGCCCGCCCGGTGCTGGGGGCGCTGGAGTCGGCCGGCTACACCGTCCACCCGCTGCCCGTGCCCGAAGGCGAGGCCGCCAAGACCGCCGAGGTCGCCGCCGGCCTGTGGAGCGCCCTGGG is a window from the Streptomonospora litoralis genome containing:
- a CDS encoding aldose 1-epimerase family protein codes for the protein MGDAIELTAGDYEAVVSRQGASMCRLAYGGEELIWTCPPDVQPAAFEGRLLAPWPNRVGDGSYVFKGVEHQLEITEPERGTALHGLAHARPWLPVEIASDRAELSCLLDGAPGYPFRLELTAVYELDAASGLTVTLGARNAGDSAAPYGAGAHPYLAVAGPLDDAVLRLPAGSRQPADERLLPAGPPEPVAGTEHDFRTPRPIGPTAFDTAFTDLERDSDGLAWTVLSFGRAAVAVWADASFGWLQVFSAEGLPEGMHRRGLAVEPMTCPPDAFSSGTDLIVLEPGEETRSRFGIARTEPQAGSS
- a CDS encoding protein kinase domain-containing protein, with translation MPESWDPDSPTRNVEPAGTTTRLDADRARTRWVTRVLRPRTGASPGAGDSGRTRAHTRPHTRALTRAGLTPRTAEGAAERPAPPWWRRLLAPLFAWFPRLLTRVVVGPAGEIDYAVPADLRRSYTVLERIGSGGEAVVYLAEPLEAGRRHERSASGERAGRRIALKVYRPGHDINRELLDRLRARGEGDPHTPAIDGYGWARSSWDEEVAWEAQEYFADGSLRSVMERSPVDDATARAVVAAVADCLRHWQEDLQHNHTDVKPENLLVRSSDPPVFALTDFGGAVRATMSRVYGGLAITEAYAAPEVVEGRREAPAAWWSLGVMVHELLTGRRPERGESWLTARSTEIDVSAITDESWRLLARGLLTPAPSARWGHAEVREWLAGGRPTIARPRRHAPISFADTSHDDPPSLAFDLLDRWDRGEVWLRTHWPTLRTWLDREVNDYTFDRAYLTDLDARPERVHLAISALAARFVPGMPPRFRGLEVGAEGVLALARGGASRHAALREALELGALDLAARHWCGHPGCRAEGVGRCAPLEHVQHDVPLIMRQVEATVRGLAEGPAAAAGAADLPRHAWDGAWALAVELVLDPDAAGRERGRLRAQSWHPRHRSPAPHVDWWRRQRDTGLSRRSGALAANSALVAASLLQPVAARIGAAQREHDKQEGRARRRDRRAAFSDAVADRWQRVRGRIGGSGTAQPADPSGAPWGTTPYGGYGTHYGRPLTEVEQRKARRREEKERARVNRSMRQIERAQGAGRGRRFAYPAAVLGLLDGLGRLLRAGGFYPDRPGPFADAYTAVVEFTASPIVSAVAAAAGAVVGLLPGDVEDQWWLPALLGVLLVLLGRKAASRSPARSRLVSYRIAVAGSLLMLLVLCSTGLLMVGAGVLIPLYNVFG
- a CDS encoding DUF2470 domain-containing protein — encoded protein: MTVPSTPFTAEVVSAITAHMNGDHPQETLAICRALGGVPEATAARMTGVDAAGGDYLATVDGAEAAVRIPWSQELTERGQVRREVVRMYRDACELLGIAPAGDEEPGGH
- a CDS encoding YceI family protein, yielding MSDQQLEPGTWRIDTVHSILGFSVRHMMVSRVRGRFERFDAVLTVPEDPLRSHVRATIEADSLNTDNEQRDNHVRSADFFDTATHPQWTFESTGIRTSGEDFLLDGELTVRGTTRPIELRLEFNGVTRDPYGMTRAGFHAETEISRSAFGVDIEMPMDGGGVVVADRIRIDIDAEFTREEG
- a CDS encoding SseB family protein, whose protein sequence is MNRPTITGAQRFRDDDGSADPAVAARLDAYSRGEAGDRQVLDALGESRLLVPVLAVPGEGEDNEGENTAGRTREKAADVALPLMVGQDGRRGVPAFTSVGSARAWREDARPVPVTAVDACRAAMDEGADAVVVDVAGPVTYSIRGRFLTTLAEHGTVPAPKEDPQVLALIYRVTHTEFGIGRVRVHESERADIGIRLELDRRDDESLRRVADRLSTELAPMLPGGVELSAVVRAERRG
- a CDS encoding A24 family peptidase — translated: MLGIADAALALLLAAAGAPVGAAAGRLVPLFARHDPGPDDDAPPPPPACPACGAPIPFVGWLPAVRLRGFARNGRCPACARSVPPSAPLAAATGVLFGAVGLSAGVSGAAADPVWTAALLFFAAVGALLAAVDVRVHRLPDAIVGPAYPIAVPLVCGAAVLESAAGTPAPALSAADLGAAAYPLGGLAGLAAFYWLLWFIHPAGMGWGDVKIAGLVGLYLGAAGFAAAVAGTLAAFLASAVYGVVLLALRRATRRTQIPFGPFMIGGALAVLLAGPHAGLPGLAG
- the aroC gene encoding chorismate synthase; its protein translation is MLRWLTAGESHGPALVAILEGLPAGVAVTSDDIAAALVRRRAGYGRGARMKFEQDEVTVVGGIRHGLTQGGPVAVEVANSEWPKWERVMSPDPVPAEELEGVARNAPLTRPRPGHADLVGMQKYGHDEARPVLERASARETAARVALGEVARAFCRQALGVEILSHVVSMGGISAPETELPEPGDLERIDADPLRCFDAETSARMVAEVDDTKKAGDTLGGVVEVLAYGLPPGLGSHVHWDRRLDSRLAGALMGIQAIKGVELGDGFRTAARRGSEAHDEIEPDPGAAGVRRRSNRSGGVEGGMTTGAPLRVRAAMKPIATVPRALDTVDVATGEAAQAHHQRSDVTAVPAAGVVAESMTALVLAEAAVEKFGGDSLAETARNARAYLDTLETR
- a CDS encoding shikimate kinase; translation: MSTPIAVLIGSPGAGKTTVGRALAERLGVDLLDTDTEIEARAGKPIGDIFVEDGEPAFRSLEREITAEALAAWTGVVALGGGAILDSATSAELDRHHVVYLQVDFADAAKRVGLDTPRPLLAGNPRTRLRHLLEERLPLYEGLARATVPTSGYHPEEIVDAIVEGLPEHREPSR